A region from the Acyrthosiphon pisum isolate AL4f chromosome A1, pea_aphid_22Mar2018_4r6ur, whole genome shotgun sequence genome encodes:
- the LOC100165718 gene encoding sodium/hydrogen exchanger 9B2 isoform X1, with protein sequence MDKPLIGSGQINYLTMTSGDDGIIKGGPTTSSWTCKIHPLFNAVTSAACVVMAWGLMYFFFGMTPGSDLASVVLLISCSWACGKIADMLYLPPLLGMLLAGLVLRNSGHYDVDQNVFQPHIINLREVALTVLLVASGLSLDPAMLKKLSLVVTQLAILPCITETIAAAVVTHYLLGLPWVWGLLLGSILSPVSSAVILPALLDFKQKGLGEDKGIITLVMAACSFDDIFCISAFGVFLSIIFSEGSWQTNAMRGPIEVAIGVCVGIVWGIITGFIPHKCESSLTLKRTYIITAGGVLLTFGSKMIDLPGAGPLAIMTAAFVSAICWKKNDCFSDNVEMATNNVWDFLEPLLFASIGTEIDLSSIRPTLITSASVLLIITSLVRVATCFFVLKDTNFNLREKIFVNIAWLPKATVQAAIGPIALDMARSRDERLIPYASDVLAISVLAILITAPIGAIAMTLRGEYLLKKY encoded by the exons gaAGTGGCCAAATCAATTACCTAACGATGACAAGTGGAGATGATGGAATAATAAAAGG CGGCCCGACGACTTCTTCGTGGACATGCAAGATCCATCCCTTGTTCAACGCCGTCACTTCGGCCGCGTGCGTGGTGATGGCGTGGGGCTTGATGTATTTCTTCTTCGGCATGACCCCTGGCTCTGACTTGGCCTCGGTCGTGTTGCTCATCTCATGCTCGTGGGCGTGCGGCAAGATCGCAGACATGCTGTACCTACCGCCACTGCTCGGCATGCTGCTTGCCGGATTGGTTCTCCGCAATTCCGGTCACTACGATGTGGATCAAAACGTCTTCCAGCCGCACATCATCAATTTGAG GGAAGTGGCGCTTACTGTTTTGCTGGTGGCGTCCGGTCTCAGCCTTGACCCAGCCATGTTGAAAAAGCTCAGTCTCGTCGTCACTCAACTGGCCATACTGCCGTGCATAACCGAAACGATTGCCGCAGCCGTGGTTACGCACTACCTACTTGGACTGCCGTGGGTCTGGGGTCTATTACTCGG GTCCATTTTGAGTCCGGTCAGTTCGGCGGTAATCCTTCCAGCACTGTTGGACTTCAAACAAAAAGGTCTAGGCGAGGACAAAGGAATCATAACACTGGTGATGGCCGCATGCAGTTTCGACGACATATTTTGCATTTCCGCATTCGGAGTGTTTCTCAGTATCATATTTTCTGAGG GTAGTTGGCAGACGAATGCCATGCGAGGACCGATCGAAGTAGCTATCGGAGTCTGTGTAGGCATCGTTTGGGGTATAATCACAGGTTTCATCCCGCACAAATGCGAA TCAAGTCTGACCCTGAAACGGACGTACATAATAACGGCCGGAGGAGTATTGCTCACGTTCGGGTCAAAAATGATCGACTTACCGGGTGCCGGTCCTCTGGCGATCATGACGGCGGCGTTTGTCTCGGCAATCTGCTGGAAAAAAAACGATTGTTTTAGC GATAACGTGGAAATGGCGACGAACAACGTGTGGGACTTTTTGGAGCCTTTGCTGTTCGCCTCGATCGGCACGGAAATCGACTTGAGCAGCATAAGACCGACGTTAATCACGTCGGCGTCCGTCCTGTTGATCATCACGTCATTG GTAAGAGTGGCCACTTGTTTCTTCGTCCTAAAGGATACCAATTTCAATTTACGCgagaaaatatttgttaatattgcGTGGTTACCAAAAGCAACAGTTCAA gCAGCGATTGGGCCAATCGCATTGGATATGGCACGCAGTCGTGATGAACGCTTAATACCATATGCATCTGATGTATTGGCTATCAGTGTGTTAGCAATATTGATTACTGCACCGATAGGAGCGATTGCCATGACACTAAGAGGAGAATACTTGTTGaagaaatattga
- the LOC100165718 gene encoding sodium/hydrogen exchanger 9B2 isoform X2, which yields MTSGDDGIIKGGPTTSSWTCKIHPLFNAVTSAACVVMAWGLMYFFFGMTPGSDLASVVLLISCSWACGKIADMLYLPPLLGMLLAGLVLRNSGHYDVDQNVFQPHIINLREVALTVLLVASGLSLDPAMLKKLSLVVTQLAILPCITETIAAAVVTHYLLGLPWVWGLLLGSILSPVSSAVILPALLDFKQKGLGEDKGIITLVMAACSFDDIFCISAFGVFLSIIFSEGSWQTNAMRGPIEVAIGVCVGIVWGIITGFIPHKCESSLTLKRTYIITAGGVLLTFGSKMIDLPGAGPLAIMTAAFVSAICWKKNDCFSDNVEMATNNVWDFLEPLLFASIGTEIDLSSIRPTLITSASVLLIITSLVRVATCFFVLKDTNFNLREKIFVNIAWLPKATVQAAIGPIALDMARSRDERLIPYASDVLAISVLAILITAPIGAIAMTLRGEYLLKKY from the exons ATGACAAGTGGAGATGATGGAATAATAAAAGG CGGCCCGACGACTTCTTCGTGGACATGCAAGATCCATCCCTTGTTCAACGCCGTCACTTCGGCCGCGTGCGTGGTGATGGCGTGGGGCTTGATGTATTTCTTCTTCGGCATGACCCCTGGCTCTGACTTGGCCTCGGTCGTGTTGCTCATCTCATGCTCGTGGGCGTGCGGCAAGATCGCAGACATGCTGTACCTACCGCCACTGCTCGGCATGCTGCTTGCCGGATTGGTTCTCCGCAATTCCGGTCACTACGATGTGGATCAAAACGTCTTCCAGCCGCACATCATCAATTTGAG GGAAGTGGCGCTTACTGTTTTGCTGGTGGCGTCCGGTCTCAGCCTTGACCCAGCCATGTTGAAAAAGCTCAGTCTCGTCGTCACTCAACTGGCCATACTGCCGTGCATAACCGAAACGATTGCCGCAGCCGTGGTTACGCACTACCTACTTGGACTGCCGTGGGTCTGGGGTCTATTACTCGG GTCCATTTTGAGTCCGGTCAGTTCGGCGGTAATCCTTCCAGCACTGTTGGACTTCAAACAAAAAGGTCTAGGCGAGGACAAAGGAATCATAACACTGGTGATGGCCGCATGCAGTTTCGACGACATATTTTGCATTTCCGCATTCGGAGTGTTTCTCAGTATCATATTTTCTGAGG GTAGTTGGCAGACGAATGCCATGCGAGGACCGATCGAAGTAGCTATCGGAGTCTGTGTAGGCATCGTTTGGGGTATAATCACAGGTTTCATCCCGCACAAATGCGAA TCAAGTCTGACCCTGAAACGGACGTACATAATAACGGCCGGAGGAGTATTGCTCACGTTCGGGTCAAAAATGATCGACTTACCGGGTGCCGGTCCTCTGGCGATCATGACGGCGGCGTTTGTCTCGGCAATCTGCTGGAAAAAAAACGATTGTTTTAGC GATAACGTGGAAATGGCGACGAACAACGTGTGGGACTTTTTGGAGCCTTTGCTGTTCGCCTCGATCGGCACGGAAATCGACTTGAGCAGCATAAGACCGACGTTAATCACGTCGGCGTCCGTCCTGTTGATCATCACGTCATTG GTAAGAGTGGCCACTTGTTTCTTCGTCCTAAAGGATACCAATTTCAATTTACGCgagaaaatatttgttaatattgcGTGGTTACCAAAAGCAACAGTTCAA gCAGCGATTGGGCCAATCGCATTGGATATGGCACGCAGTCGTGATGAACGCTTAATACCATATGCATCTGATGTATTGGCTATCAGTGTGTTAGCAATATTGATTACTGCACCGATAGGAGCGATTGCCATGACACTAAGAGGAGAATACTTGTTGaagaaatattga
- the LOC100571428 gene encoding uncharacterized protein LOC100571428: MLPDPKNKKTSKASTTISMVPRATMRNVKNVKENVKPKTEIKCFETKPIEVEDEADDDDQEDGDFLGLNKINQVLDIAPVAGFDLPEIQTNTTIIEEDRVYGPVYCSEPNKSDLYEEDETKLILDSNALKQLSDPSKTQIKQVDVINVDMRQVMEESQQWLQKNITEEYAESKNISSDINISGQSKRKHQITYLAQQAKANELKLKNMWAENRMTRKQTQAKYGF, from the exons ATGTTGCCTGatcccaaaaataaaaaaacgagcAAAGCTTCAACTACTATATCAATGGTTCCCAGGGCAACAATGCggaatgttaaaaatgttaaagaaaATGTTAAACCCAAAACAGAAATTAAGTGTTTTGAGACTAAACCAATTGAAGTTGAAGATGAAGCCGATGACGATGATCAAGAAGATGGTGATTTCTTGggattgaacaaaataaatcaagtaCTTGATATAGCGCCTGTTGCTGGGTTTGATTTACCTGAAATACAAACTAATACAACTATAATTGAAGAAGACAGAGTTTATGGACCAGTGTATTGTTCTGAACCCAACAAATCTGACCTATATGAAGAGGATGAAACAAAACTAATTCTCGACTCAAATGct TTGAAACAACTTAGTGATCCTAGCAAGACTCAAATAAAACAAGTTGACGTAATAAATGTGGATATGCGTCAAGTGATGGAAGAGTCTCAACAGTGGTTACAGAAGAACATAACAGAGGAATATGCAGAAAGTAAAAATATCAGTagtgatattaatataagtggACAATCAAAACGCAAACACCAGATAACATATTTAGCTCAACAg gCTAAAGCCAATGAGTTGAAACTTAAAAACATGTGGGCTGAGAATAGAATGACCAGGAAGCAAACACAAGCTAAATATGGATTTTAA